CTAAAGGGATGCTAGGAGCAAATGCTATTGTAGGTGCTTCAATACCTTTAGCTGTTGGGGCAGCTCTTACAGCAAAATATCAGGGAAAGGAAAAAGATTCTATTGGTGTGGCTTTCTTTGGAGACGGTGCATCTTCTCAAGGAGTGCTACATGAATCAATGAACCTTGCTTCAATTTGGAAGCTGCCAGTAATTTTTGCTTGTGAAAATAATCAATATGCTGAAGCTACTCCGTCTTGGTATGCAGTCTCAGTTGAAGATATTGCCGATAGAGCTAGCTCCTATAATATTCCAGGTGTTGTAGTAGATGGAATGGATGTATTTGAAGTTTATGAAGCTGCGGAGGAAGCGGTAATTAGAGCTAGGTCAGGTAATGGTCCAACTTTGCTTGAATTAAAAACATATCGATATCATGGTCATTTTCATGCTGATCAACCGGAAAAATATAGAACTTCTTTGGAAGAAAAAGAGTGGCATAAGAAAGATTGTATTAAGAATTTTGAGAAAAGAGTTATTACACAAAAAATATTTACAAAAGCAAAACTCGATAAGATAAAAAAACAAATTCAACAAGAAATAGATAATGCTGTTGACTTTGCACTTTCAAGCCCACTTCCACCTAAAGAAGTATTATATGAAGATGTATATGTAAACTATTCAAATGATCTCAGAGGTCTAAGATAATTTTAGGAGATTAAGAAATGCAAGTGAACGCTAATAATATAGGGCCAGGATTCCAAGTTGCAGGAAAAGAATTAAGATATAGAGATGCTTTTAATGAAACATTAAGAAAAGAACTAGAATTCGATGAGAATGTTTTTATCATAGGTGAAGATATATCTGGTGGATTTGATAAAGATACTAAGAAACCACTTGATGCATGGGGCGGACCATTTGCGGCTACTAAAGGTCTGGTTCAAGATTTTGGTGTTGAAAGAATTATGGATGCACCTATTTCAGAAGCTGGATTTGTTGGTGCAGCAATAGGTGCAGCTCTAACTGGATTGAGGCCTGTTGTTGATCTAATGTATTTTGATTTTACAACTGTTGCATTCGATCAACTATTATCTAATGCAGCAAAAAGTAGATATATGTTTGGAGGTCAAACAAAAGTGCCTCTAACCCTATTTGCAAGATCGGGAAGTGGAACTGGTCACGCTGCACAACATTCAAGTGCATTCTACTCTATTTTAGCTCATATACCTGGATTGAAGGTTGTAACTCCTTCAGACCCTTATTCTGTAAAAGGATTACTTTCAGCTGCTATTAGAGATGATGATCCTGTTTTTGTTGTGAATGATAAAAAGCTAATTAATATGACCGGATTTGTTCCAGATCAAGATTATCAGATTGAGCTAGGAAATGGTCGATATCTTAGATCCGGAGATGATATTACACTGGTTGGTATGAGTTATACATCAGTAGTTTGTAAAGAAGCATCAGAAAAACTAGAAAAAATAGGAATTGATGCTGAAGTTATAGATTTGATGTCTTTATCTCCATTAGATGAGGATATAATAATTGATTCAGTCAAAAAAACTAATAGGATTGTGATTGTAGATGAAGATAATCCTAGGGCAAGTATGGCAAGTGAAATAGCTGCAATTGTTTCAGATAAAGCTTTTGATTACTTAGATGCACCTATAAAGAGAGTTACAGCACCTCATACTCCAGTTCCCTACAGTAAGGGTTTAGAGGATGAGTTTATGCCAGACAGTAATGATGTCGTTAAGACTGTACAGAATATTCTAAATCTTTAAGTCTGATAGCAATTTATTTTTATCTGCGCATAAAACCACCTCATCATTAAGCGCGTAACTGAGCAGGCTATTATAAGGATAAATTCCTGTTTCGTGTCCATCGGACCATAAAAATTGTAGAGCATATTTACCAACTGTAAGATATTCAACAATAATTATGTCATCAGGAATTTCAGATACGCTTATGAGCTTTCTTCCAGTTAACTCTTCAACACAATTTGCACATGCGCATTGAAGTCTTAAGTATTTATATGGGTATTTACATGAGACTTCATTTTCCCAAATTATTTCTAACCCATCACTTAATCTATTTACACTTTTTGGTTCCATAAATAATATAATCCTAATGATATCTTATTCACTGCATGAATATTATATTACCAGTAAGTAATTAAAACTTACAGAAAAATCTTGAAAAATTAAAGGGGATAAAATGAGTGAAAATATTAGAGTTGGGGTTATTGGAGCAGGTGGTAATACAACATTAAAACATATCCCTCTTTTACAAAAGATTCCAGGAGTAGAGATTGTTTCTGTAGCAAATAGATCCATTAAGTCTTCAAGTGAAGTCGCTTCTCAGTTTGAAATAAAGAATTATTTTGACAATTGGATAAATGTTGTTGATGATAATTCATTAGATGCTATAGTTATCGGTACTTGGCCATACCTCCACAAAAGACTTTCAATAGAAGCACTTGAATCAGGTAAACATGTCCTATGTGAAGCTAGAATGTGTATGAATGCACAAGAAGCTCAAGAAATGTTAGATGTATCTCAAATGTATCCTAATCTTGTCTCACAGATTGTACCAGCTCCTCATACATTGCCTGTAGATAAGACAATAAAGAGATTAATTTCCTCTGGTTATATTGGAGATCTAGTAAATTTAAGAGGTATAGTAACTGCAGGAAATGATTTTCCAAAAGATAATGAAGATTATCATTGGAGAAATAATAGAGATTTATCTGGTAATAATATTATGCAAATGGGAATTTGGTACGAAGCAATTATGAGATGGCTTGGACCAGCAAAATCTGTTTCAGCTAATGCTCAAACCATTAATAATCCAAGATTAGACGAATCAGGAAATTATGTGTTTACTGATATTCCAGATCACTTAGATGTTATTTGTGAAATGATTGCAGGTGGAACAGCTAATCTACAATTTACTATGGTTTCGGGAATGGCTCCTGAATCTGAAATGTGGATTCATGGAACAAAAGGTACTTTGGTTTTGAAAACAGAAACTACAGCAGATGCTGGAGCTCCAAAATTAGTACTTATGGGTGCAGAAAAAGGTCAAAAATCATTAGAAGTAATTTCTATCCCGAAAAATGAAATTGGTGAATGGAGAGTAGAAGAGGAATTCATAAATGCTATTAGAGGTAAAGAAATTATTACTCATACATCTTTTACTGACGGAGTTAAGTATATGAAGTTCACAGATGCAATTTATGATTCCTTTAGTACAGGCCAAAAAATAGTTATCTAAATTATATGAAAAAATTTATAGACATAAATGCCGATATTGGAGAATCGTTTGGCAGTTATAAACTTGGTTTTGACGAAGAAATAATTAAATATATTTCTTCTGCTAATATAGCTACAGGCTTTCATGCAGGTGATCCAAATTGGATGAATCATACTATAAATTTGTCTCTAAAAGAAGGTGTATCAATTGGGGCTCATCCTTCCTATCCAGATTTATCTGGATTTGGTAGAAGAGATATGAATCTTAATCCTGACGAAATCAAGAATATTATTAAGTATCAGGTTGGTTCAATGTTGGGTTTTGTAGATATAGAAAAATTACAGCATGTTAAACCTCATGGAGCTTTATACAATAAAGCAGTCAAAGATAAAGATATTGCAAAAGCAATAATTGAATCAATTAAATCAGTAAGTACAGAATTAATACACGTTGTTTTAGCAGGATCATTATGGGAGAATTTAGCAAATGAAGCTAATGTTAAGTATGTCAGAGAAACATATGCCGACAGAGAATTTATGTCTGATGGATCCTTGACTCCAAGATCAATTCATGGCTCTGTTATTGAAAATACTACTAGAATTATTGAAAGAACTTTGAAACTTATCAAAACAGGTAATGTAGACTCATTTCAAGGCGATGAAATATCAATAAAATTTGACTCAATATGTCTTCATGGTGACACTAAAGGGTCTGTGCAAATTGCCAAAGAAATAAGTGAATCTCTTAAAAAGAATAATATAGGCATCAAATCAATGTCTAACATTTTGGCATGAAAAAAATTAGCATTAATTTTCACGGGGACTCAACATTAATACTTAGTTTTGGTGAAATTATTGATGAAAAATTGAATATTGAAGTACATAAATGTACTGATTTTCTTAATAGTAAAATACTTAATTGTTCTTATGTTATTGATATATATCCTACTTATAATTCTATAGTAATTGATTATGACCCCCAAAAAATATTTTATGAAGATATAAAAAAAGAAATAGAAATATTATTATCAGAAATAGATATATCTAATGATGAAATTATTACTCCAAAGATTATAAATATTCCAGTAAAATATGGAGGTGATAATGGACCTGATCTTAAAAGAATGTCCCAATCTCTTAAGATTTCAGAGGATGAAATAATAAAAATTCATAGTTCTATAAATTATAGAGTTTATATGTTAGGGTTTATGCCTGGTTTTCCATATTTGGGAGGATTGGATAAAAAAATATCATTCCCCAGGCTAAATAAACCAAGATTATCTGTACCTAGTGGTTCAGTTGGAATTGCAGGTGACCAAACAGGTGTTTACCCTTTTAAGTCACCTGGAGGTTGGAATATTATAGGTAAAACTAAATTGAAATTATTTGATAGATCTAATGATCCTCCAAACTTAATTTCAACAGGAAGCTATATCAAGTTTACAATAGACAATGATTAATATTATTAACTCTGGATTATTTTCAAGTTTTCAAGATTTAGGTAGATTTGGTAAAAAGTCTTTGGGAGTTTCTCAATCAGGTAGCTTAGACAAATATTCTTTTATGATATCTAATATTTTGTGTGGAAATAAGATTAATGAAGGAGCAATTGAGATTATTGGTGGTGGATTTTTATGTGAATTTTTGAATTCTGTTTCAATTTCAGTTTCAGGTCCAATTGGTTATTATCTAATTAATAATAAGTGTGTACCTATTAATTCTTCAATTAAGGTAAATAAAAATGATGTTTTAATGATTCCTTCAAATGAAAATGGTAACGTTTTTTATTTTTCTATTGCTGGAGGCTTTGATATTGAAGAAATTATAGGTTCATATTCATATCACCAACCTTCTAATATTACTGACAAACTCAAGATATCTTCTGGCCAAAATTATCTTATGAAAAAACCAAATTCTGAATTCCAAAAAATGATAAGTCCGTCCTTTTATCAAAAATATCTTAAACCAGTAAATGATATAAGTATAATTTTTGATAAAAAAATAGAAGAAAAAAATAAAAAAATAGTTAATAAATTACTTTCAAATGAATTTACTATTTCTGATCAATTATCAAGACAGGGAATCAAGCTCAATTGTAAGGAAAAATTGGTTCATAGAATTGGAAATGAGATTTCTTCAGGAGTATCCCTAGGAACTGTACAATTACCTCCAAACGGAGAACCTATTATTTTACTAAATGATTCTCAAACAACTGGAGGATATACTAAACTTGGAAGGATTCCTGATTTTGAAATATCGAGAATTGTACAAAGTAAAACTTTTAGTAAAATAAAATTCAAAAAGACTGATATTTATCAATCTAGTGAAGTTATGAAATCTATGGATTCAGAATTTAATTCGATAAAATTTTCTGATTATTTTTTATCTATTCACAAAATAAAAGACTCTTTTGTTTCAGTTCAAATTTCTGAAAATGGTAGTATAATAGCCATATCCAATGAACAACTAATAAATATTAATAAGGAATGATTTGTGGATAATGTTTTGATAGATGGCTTTTACTTGTCGGGTATAGGTACTTTAGTTGTTTTTTTAGTTCTGATCTTGTTACTGATTTCAATTAAGATTATTACATTCTTTGAAAATAAAAATAATTTAGATGAATTGGAAATTTCTCAAAATTCTGTGAAGCAAAATAAAACAAAAGGATTGATAAATATTGCTGCGGCCATGGCTGTAGGTTTATATAAAAAAGAGAAAACTAACTTAAATGATGTTGCGGCTGCGGTAGCAGTTAGTTTATATAAGAAAGATAACCTTTCAGAATCTAAATTGGTTGAACCATATTTGGTGGAATCTTCATGGGTAACAATTAACAGATCAAGAATGTTATCAAGAAAAAATAGAAGGATATAAAATTTTGTCTAGAAAATATAATCTAAAGATAAATAATCAGAGCTTTTTAGTTGAAATATTGAGTGAGTATGAAGGGATATTTAAAGTCAATGTAAATGGTACTATTGTTGAGGTAATGGATACTTCAATATCTTCAGATGTACCAATAAAAAATAATTACTCAGATCAAGAAAATAACTCTCAAATACAACTAGATACTGAAAAAGAAAATATTTCTCCCAATCAATCAAATGATAAAAGAAATTCTGGTCAAATTAAGGCAATGATGCCAGGAAAAGTATTAGAGATTTTAGTAGAAATAGGTGATGAAGTATCATTAGGTACTCCACTTATGATTGTTGAATCAATGAAAATGGAGAATACGATTAGCTCTACTATGTCAGGTAAAGTAAGCAATATATTTATATCAATTGATGACAGTGTTCAATATGATCAAATCATGATTGAAATTGAATAATAATCTAACGAAAGAAATTTTATGATTGAATATATTGAACCATTACTCGAAGGAATAGAAGATCTAATATCAAATCCTGGAATGGTTATAATGTGGTTAATTTCTGGATTACTTTATTATTTTGGAATTTATAAAAAGAAGGAACCTCTTTTACTAATTCCAATATCAACTGGAATATTGTTAGCAAACCTACCTATGGGTGAACTTTTGAGAACAGGAGGAAATGGAGAGCCCGAAGGATTTATTAGGATTTTTCAAAATATAGGAATGTCAACAGATGTACTCCCTCTACTTATTTTTCTTGGTATGGGTGCTTTGACTGATTTTGAACCAGTTTTATCTAATCCCAAAACTCTGTTGTTAGGTGCAGCTGCACAGTTTGGAGTTTTTATTGCCTTAGTGGGGGCGCTATTAATTAGTTTGACTCCCATTTTTGATTTTGGACTTTTAGAAGCAGCATCAATCGGAATAATTGGTGGAGCTGATGGTCCTACTACCATATTTATATCAACTAGAATGAGAGAAATAGGCGAAAGTATTGTAAATTATGATATTAAAGATATTGTTGGAGCTACTGCAGTAGCAGCCTATTCCTATATGGCCTTAGTTCCAATAATTCAACCACCAATAATTAGGCTTTTTACTACAAAAAAAGAAAGACTAATTCGCATGGAATATTCTTCTAAAAATATTACTAAGAAAACTAAGATAATTTTTCCAATTACTACAATTATTATTGTAAGTATTTTAGTACCTGATGCATCTCCTTTGATTTCTATAATGATGTTTGGTAATTTACTTAGAGAGTCAGGAGTTGTAGATAGACTAGCTAAAACTGCTCAAAATGAATTGATGAATGTTGTAATTATATTATTAGGTCTCTCTGTTGGAGCAACTATGCCCGCAAAAGTTTTCTTAAGAGTTGAAACTATTTCAATTTTTATTCTAGGACTAGCATCTTTTATAATTGCTACTATTTCAGGAATTTTATTAGCAAAATTAATGAATTTATTTCTCAATAAGCCTATCAATCCGATGATAGGAGCAGCAGGTGTGTCTGCAGTACCTATGGCTGCTAGAGTTGTTCAAAATGAAGCTTCTAGAGAAGACCCTGATAATTATTTACTTATGCATGCAATGGGACCAAATATAGCTGGAGTAATTGGTACAGCCACCGTAGCAGGTGTATTGTTAGCCGTAGTTCCACAATTAGTGAGTTGATTCTTTAATGGAACTATCTATCTATATTTATATAACTCTTTTTATTTTATGTTCCTTAATTGGATTCTTCGGTGGGCTTTTGGGAATTGCTTTAGGAGCTGTAAGATTACCTATTATTATTTTTCTTGGAGTTGAACCAATAATTGCCGCATCAACTAATCTTTTGGCTGTTATTTTTGGCTCAACCGCAGGTTTATTCCCTGCAATAAAGCAAAAAAGAGTTCCAATAAAATCTAGTATTAATATTGCTATCCCTTCTATGATAGCCGCTTTTTTGGGAGGATACTTTGCTGTAAACTTGTCTGAGTTTTTTCTACTATTAATAATAATAATTTGTCTGATAATTTCTGGTACAGTAATGATTTTTTATAAAGCTGAAGCTAAGGCAATCACGAACGATAAAAAGAGTAGATTTAAGGAATTATTAGTTGGAGTATTAGTATCTTATTTTGGAGGTATTGTGGGTTTGGCTTTAGGAGTCTTGAGAGTTCCAGCATTAGTATATTTCCTAAGAATGAATATTAAGACAGCAGGTGGAATAAACCTTTTTTTATCAGTTTTAGTTGGAGTTTCTGCCTATTTAGGACATTCTTTTTCTGGGAAATTTGATTATATATTAGTATTTTGTGTGGTTTGTCCAACTATTATAGGGATGTATTTCGGATCTAAGTTTGTACAAATTGCTAACCAGGAACAGCTTAGAATATTATTGGGAGTAATTTTGATTTTATTATCTTTATTTATGACTTTAAGACTTCTATAGATGGATTTCTGTTACCATCTATAGAAATCTGAGTAATTTATTTTTTAGTTTCCCAAAAAATATCCCCAATCTCTTCTAAAGCAGCCTTAAACTCTTTTGCTTTATCAAGATCAACATTGACTTTTACATAAGATCCTAGCTTACATGCATTCCAAACTTTTTCATGAAGATCAGGATATTTTTCTAAATGCTCAGGTTTAAAATAGTCTGTCCATATAACTAAAATATCATCTTTAGCTTTTTTTGCATGTTCTTCTTTTGCAGCTACATATCTGGCCATTGAGTTGCCTAGTGAAGCGGAAGGTCCGCTTGAAAAATCTAATTCTTCAAGTAATTCTGTCATTCTTACTACTGTCTGTGCAGCTTGAATGGCATCCTTAGGATCATATATTCCACATGGAATATCACAATGACAGGTAACTTCGGTTATAGGTAAAATTTTATCTAGTAGATTAGCTAACATTTTTTCTCCTTGTTATTATTATTTCTATATTTATAAAATATAATATGCTAATTTTTTTTAATTTCATGTTGTCTATGCTTAAAAAATCTATAAATAAAATAATTTTTAGAAATAGATACATAAAAATAAAAATTAAAGGGTCTAGTATGGCTCCTAAGTTTGTAGAAAATCAAACCTATATTGTTGATAAGAATTTTAGGGTTTCAAAATTAAATAGATATCAACCTATTGTTTTTTTTTGTGATATACACAATTTATATCACCTCAAACGACTAGTGGCATTTCCTGGTGAAAGAGTTCAGATAATCAATAGAAATATTTATGTTGATAATAAAAAAATTTCTGATGACATTTATAATTTTAGTCTTAATAATTTAGTATCAAAAAACTCATTTTTTTGTATATCTGATAACTCTTATTATGTGGGTTTAAATTGTGATTCTTTGAAAAATGGAAATATTTCAAATGATAAGATAATAGGAATTATAGTTACCTAAAATTCGTTCCGCACCAATATGTCCGAAGATAAGCAAGCTGATTCCATAGTATTAGGTAATTTATCAATGATCCAATCTCCAACAAAATGAATGTTTTTTATTCTTAATAGTTTTTTAGCGTCATTTGTTCTTTGAGTAGCTTTTGGAGATCTTATTACTAAACTTGAGATAGTTCTAACATCATTATTTATACATAGTTGTTCTCTTATTTTTTTTTCAAAATTTCTTGTAAGATCAGAGTTTTTAACTTTCAAAAGATCATCTGTATCACTTAGAGATATGATTATTTTTTGTGAAAAAGTATTAAATTCGTTACTATCTTGTGAAAATACCCACTCTAAATCTGAGTTTGAAAAAGCAACATAATCCTCATCCATAACTTTTTTATTGAACCAATAAACAATATTAATTATGGAAGAGTTAATAATTTTTATATTTTCTTTTCGAATCTCCATAAGATTAATTGTGCTTTCAAGATTTGTTCCTATTATTACTTTCTTTGATTTAAATTTATTCTTTTTAGTTTCAATTATTATATTTTCATTTTTTTTATTGATTTTTTCTACTTTTTCAAAAATTATTTTCGAATTATTTTTTGAAATAAATTCCTTAAAAGGCTTTTCAATAATTTTTAAAATTGGTTTTTTTGAATATCTAATAGAAATATTTTTTTTTGGATCAAAAATCATATACTTGAATAAGTTATAAGCATCATGATTATCAAATTTTTCTAAACTAATATTGAATGCTGGTTTACAAATTATTTCCCAAAATTTTTTTATAGTTTCTTCATTCTGTTTATTTTGTTTTAACCAAAATGAAAATGGAATTTTTTTTTCATTTTTGGTATTGAGTGATTTCAGTTTTATTAGTCCATATAAGACAGAAAGTCTATTTTTGAAGCTTAAACTTTTATAACTTAAAACACTTGATATTAAAGATAGGGGATATATACTAATTTTTGATTTAATATAAAATTTTTTATTATTATCAATGACTGGAATTTCTAAATTTCTCTTATTTTCAAAATGATTTTCTAATTTAAATTTCTTAATAATTTTATAGAAATTTTGGTATGTTTCTAAAAAAATATGTTGTCCAATATCAATTTCACCATATTTATTTGATATATAGCCAGCTCTACCACCTAGATTTTTTTTTTGTTCAAAAATCTGCACCTCGTAGCCTTTTTCAATTAGCTTAATAGCACAGTAAATAGTTGAAATTCCGCAACCGATTATTGAAATCTTTTCTTTTTGGTTCTTCATTTTAGTAAAAATGTCTTGATAATTGAATTTATAATTATATAAATTTTATCTAATCTATTTGTTTTTGGTTTATTATGTAAAGATTTATATGAATAGGTTTTTATTTTTTTGAGAACTTTTTCACCAGAATCTAGGAAAATTTGTATTAATATTGCATCTTTTTTTCTTAATAATCTAGGTAAACACTTTCCAGAATTATAAAGATTTTTATTTATATTTATCATCTCATCTAAAAATCTGTTAAACTTTCTTTTTGATATTTCATCAAATTCAAATTTATTTTCAAATATATCCTTAGAAATATTATTTTTGGTCATTATTTCAATTGGCATATATACTCTTCCAATTTTTTTATCCTTAATAATATCTTGTAAAAAATTTGTTATTTGTAGTCCACTACAAATGTAGTTTGAAAGCTTGACTAGTTTTTTATCTTTATAGCCTAAAATAGCTAAAACAATTTCACCTACTGGATTTGCAGAAAATTCACAATACTCTAATAATTCCTTAATGTTTTTATATTCTTTTTTTTCTTGATCAATTTTATTGGCTTTAATTAATCTCAGAAAAGGATTGATCTCTAAATTATGTTTTTTAATTGTTTTTTGTAATGCTATGAAGGTTGGCAAAGTTGCTTTATTTTCAAATGCTTTTTTTAATTCTTTTTCCCAAATGTTTAGCTCTAGTTCTTTGTTTCCATTTGAATCATCACCGATAAAATCAACACCTCTGGAAAATGCATACAAACTCAAAAAATCATTCATTTTTTCTTTACCTATAAAAAACATTAGAACAGGAAAGTTTTCATAGTTATCTTTAGCAATTTTATGGCAAATTTTTAATGATTCACTATACGAAACTCTTTCTTTTTTTATTGGGAAAAGTAAATTATTCATTTGACTATAGTTTTGATATTTTAGATAAAATTTTTTTTTGTTGAAGCTCTCCTAAAAATTTTCTGATATGCAATCTATAGAATAAAAAAAGCTTGAAAAACTCCTTAACTTTTTCAATACCTTCTAATTTATGAGAATTTTCCAATGGGAATCCGTTATTTATAATTCTTATGATAGAAAAATTGTGATTTTCAGGATTAACTAATTTTGATATTTTATTAGAATTATTATCTATAAAATTAGCTTTTATATTCTCATTTATCCATTTTTTGGCATTTCTTCTTTTTGAAATATCTTTATTGAATTCTAATTCCAATCCTGATCCTATTCTGTGCTTGATATTTTCTAATTCCAAGACATCACAAATTGATTTATTTAGATCATGGGATGTCTCTATCCATCTATCTGCACGAGGAATTGACCAGTCTACGGGTTTAGAATTAATAACTAAAGTTTCTTTTGCAACTATTATTTCATTATTAGTTATTTCTTCATTTGTCTGAACGGCAAAATCTATTGAAATTATATTCTTAGGTTTTTTATTATCTATAATATTTTTTAGCTCAAAAAGATCGTCATTTTTCTTTATTTTGTAAACTATACTTTGTTTATCATTATTTATAAATTTAAGTTTTTTATTTAGAATTATTAGGTTCATTTATGCCTTTCTATACATAAGAAAAGTATTTATTTGATCTAATATATTTTTATAATTTTGATCTATTTCTAGATTACGTATAGTACGATTGCATTCATTAAACTTGGATTTTAGAATATCTTTACAATAAAATTCAACCTTATATTTTTCCATTAATTTTAGAATTAAATCTTTAGAATGTTCGTTAATATTTTCTGATAAGAATATATTTTCAATAATTCTCTTGTCATCTTTTTCAGCGGATTGAATTAGATGCAATATTGGTAAAGATTTTTTTTTCTTCAAAATATCACTACCAACAGGTTTACCTAATTCTTTATCTCCCCAGATACCTAGGTAATCATCCTTAATTTGAAAAATTTGACCAAATAGTTTGCCTAGAAGAGAAAAATTTGAGATATTTTTTTTGCTAGTTTTTTCTAAGCTAGATCCTAAAATAGCTGATGTTTCTATAAGTGCACCAGTTTTTTTTTGTATCATATCAAGATAATTTTCTACATTGATTTCAAACTCATTTTCATATGAAATATCAAGAAATTGACCTTCTATTACTGATAGACAAGTTCTGGATATTAACTTTCTGAGGAATATTTTTTTGTGATCAAGTTTATTAGGTAATAAATTTATTGATTTACTAGCTAGTGCGTGCATAGAATTTCCTGAAATAATACCTTTAGATTCTCCCCAAATTTTCCAAACTGTTTTTCTATTTCTCCTAATTTCATCTCTGTCTTCAATATCATCATGAATTAGAGAAAAATTATGG
This region of Dehalococcoidia bacterium genomic DNA includes:
- a CDS encoding polyprenyl synthetase family protein, which gives rise to MNKLSLPKIFDQYQNEIFTYTKSFYKDLQDDLYFSHKYFLGWIDENGKKSQSFGKAFRPSLMMLVNESLGGEKNNVLPLAMSIELFHNFSLIHDDIEDRDEIRRNRKTVWKIWGESKGIISGNSMHALASKSINLLPNKLDHKKIFLRKLISRTCLSVIEGQFLDISYENEFEINVENYLDMIQKKTGALIETSAILGSSLEKTSKKNISNFSLLGKLFGQIFQIKDDYLGIWGDKELGKPVGSDILKKKKSLPILHLIQSAEKDDKRIIENIFLSENINEHSKDLILKLMEKYKVEFYCKDILKSKFNECNRTIRNLEIDQNYKNILDQINTFLMYRKA
- a CDS encoding S26 family signal peptidase encodes the protein MAPKFVENQTYIVDKNFRVSKLNRYQPIVFFCDIHNLYHLKRLVAFPGERVQIINRNIYVDNKKISDDIYNFSLNNLVSKNSFFCISDNSYYVGLNCDSLKNGNISNDKIIGIIVT
- a CDS encoding FAD-dependent oxidoreductase, encoding MKNQKEKISIIGCGISTIYCAIKLIEKGYEVQIFEQKKNLGGRAGYISNKYGEIDIGQHIFLETYQNFYKIIKKFKLENHFENKRNLEIPVIDNNKKFYIKSKISIYPLSLISSVLSYKSLSFKNRLSVLYGLIKLKSLNTKNEKKIPFSFWLKQNKQNEETIKKFWEIICKPAFNISLEKFDNHDAYNLFKYMIFDPKKNISIRYSKKPILKIIEKPFKEFISKNNSKIIFEKVEKINKKNENIIIETKKNKFKSKKVIIGTNLESTINLMEIRKENIKIINSSIINIVYWFNKKVMDEDYVAFSNSDLEWVFSQDSNEFNTFSQKIIISLSDTDDLLKVKNSDLTRNFEKKIREQLCINNDVRTISSLVIRSPKATQRTNDAKKLLRIKNIHFVGDWIIDKLPNTMESACLSSDILVRNEF
- a CDS encoding squalene/phytoene synthase family protein; translation: MNNLLFPIKKERVSYSESLKICHKIAKDNYENFPVLMFFIGKEKMNDFLSLYAFSRGVDFIGDDSNGNKELELNIWEKELKKAFENKATLPTFIALQKTIKKHNLEINPFLRLIKANKIDQEKKEYKNIKELLEYCEFSANPVGEIVLAILGYKDKKLVKLSNYICSGLQITNFLQDIIKDKKIGRVYMPIEIMTKNNISKDIFENKFEFDEISKRKFNRFLDEMININKNLYNSGKCLPRLLRKKDAILIQIFLDSGEKVLKKIKTYSYKSLHNKPKTNRLDKIYIIINSIIKTFLLK